The Thalassotalea sp. 273M-4 genome includes a region encoding these proteins:
- a CDS encoding cytochrome b/b6 domain-containing protein, giving the protein MNTKTARQPKYGLFKVWDKGVRLFHWLNVICILGLMAVGLFILNSKSFGVSGEGKILLKTIHVYIGYVFVVNLIGRMIWGFIGNKYARWNRVSPFYKGFFGELKSYLAAIRQQPTSPYVGHNPLAKLMISVLFTLMIVQGSTGLILAGTDLYFPPFGHKIAEYVGKSDNESSNIVKLTPGSKEGVDAKAYAQMRAYRKPIINLHVLTFYLLLFFIGLHLVGVVFTEIKEKNGLVSAMITGKKYIKDKPIDP; this is encoded by the coding sequence ATGAATACGAAAACAGCTAGGCAGCCAAAATATGGTTTGTTTAAAGTCTGGGATAAAGGCGTTAGGTTGTTCCATTGGCTCAATGTTATCTGCATTCTTGGCCTGATGGCGGTAGGGCTCTTTATTTTAAATAGCAAAAGTTTTGGCGTCAGTGGCGAGGGTAAAATTTTACTCAAAACCATTCATGTTTATATTGGCTATGTCTTTGTGGTTAACTTAATTGGGCGAATGATTTGGGGGTTTATCGGCAATAAATACGCTCGATGGAACCGAGTATCGCCTTTTTATAAAGGCTTTTTTGGTGAGCTAAAGTCATACCTAGCGGCCATTCGCCAGCAACCAACATCACCCTATGTAGGTCATAACCCACTGGCTAAGCTGATGATTAGCGTATTATTTACCTTGATGATAGTACAAGGCTCTACAGGCTTAATTTTAGCGGGTACGGATTTATACTTTCCTCCTTTTGGTCATAAAATCGCAGAATATGTTGGCAAATCAGATAACGAGTCAAGCAACATTGTTAAGCTAACGCCGGGCTCAAAGGAAGGCGTTGATGCTAAGGCCTATGCCCAAATGCGAGCATATAGAAAGCCAATCATTAATTTGCATGTGCTGACATTTTATCTGCTGTTGTTCTTTATTGGCTTACATTTAGTCGGTGTGGTTTTTACTGAAATTAAAGAAAAAAATGGCCTTGTATCCGCCATGATAACGGGCAAAAAATATATCAAAGACAAGCCCATAGACCCGTAA